The stretch of DNA ATCGGCCACTACCCGTTCTCGCACGCGATCGAGGAGCTCGAGGAGACGCTGATCCCGGGGGACCACGAGCGCCTGGCCGGCCGCTTCCTGCAAGATCCGGAGGTGCACGCGGCATTGCTCGAGGTGGCAGCGGACGGACCCGGCCGCGTCGAGGAGCTGATCCGGGGCGTGTCGCCTAGCGCGCTGCAGAACCTGGTGAGCGGCAGCCTGGACCTGGACAAGATCGAGTACCTGAAAAGGGACGCCCGCTTCTGCGGCGTGCCCTACGGTGAGGTGGACGTGGATCGGCTGCTGTACGCGCTCGCGCTGCTGCGCGACCCCGCCACCGGCCGGCTCGAAGTCGGGGTGCGCGAGAAGGGGGTGGCGGCGCTGGAATCGCTGCTCTTCGCCAAGTACCAGATGTTCCGCAACGTGTACTGGCACCACGGCGTGCGGGCGGCAACCGTGATGTACAAGCGGATTGTGGCGGATGCGCTGGGCGCGGGGCTGCTCGAGCCGGAAGAGCTGCTGGGACAGACCGACGA from Gemmatimonadota bacterium encodes:
- a CDS encoding HD domain-containing protein; this translates as MAERSPGRGRGRAARPPARPVILRDPLWDTIRLEPTAVRIADSAAFQRLRYIKQLGLAHLVYPGATHTRFDHAVGVYHLAQRALAVLQEENALAEVPDAERRLIPLAALLHDIGHYPFSHAIEELEETLIPGDHERLAGRFLQDPEVHAALLEVAADGPGRVEELIRGVSPSALQNLVSGSLDLDKIEYLKRDARFCGVPYGEVDVDRLLYALALLRDPATGRLEVGVREKGVAALESLLFAKYQMFRNVYWHHGVRAATVMYKRIVADALGAGLLEPEELLGQTD